In a genomic window of Telopea speciosissima isolate NSW1024214 ecotype Mountain lineage chromosome 5, Tspe_v1, whole genome shotgun sequence:
- the LOC122660758 gene encoding plastid division protein PDV2-like, which translates to MEGEQIGMVLSRASELRLKINNCIDKARTRNIAGEAEDDHFRSPEKDGETEDEADSLSIIRYAFESLEEQLFSLQALQQQQRYEREATLAEIDHTREVLLNKLKEYKGEELEVIHEATAFASEAVEQNDDLLLPPYPSQSLEPLVFNNGDLSHFTSARKFASNRVITGDLIPEAKKGKSELDGSHSQKPPRSSPTGLKRVLDVAAKTVLTIVSVISVLKLAGFEPRLTRRSIQLKVLDLFPRPAPEDKRDEIQCPPGKVLVMEDGEPRCLVKERIEIPFEPVVITPNVNYGCG; encoded by the exons atgGAGGGAGAACAGATAGGCATGGTTCTCTCTCGAGCTTCTGAGCTTCGGTTGAAGATCAACAATTGTATTGATAAAGCGAGGACCCGCAACATTGCCggtgaagctgaagatgatcACTTTCGTTCCCCGGAAAAAGACGGAGAAACTGAAGATGAAGCCGATAGCCTTTCCATCATTCGCTATGCTTTCGAATCTCTCGAGGAGCAGCTTTTTTCCTTGCAG GCTTTGCAACAACAGCAGCGATATGAAAGGGAAGCAACACTGGCAGAGATTGATCACACTCGTGAGGTTTTACTAAATAAGCTCAAGGAGTATAAAGGCGAAGAGCTAGAAGTGATTCATGAGGCCACTGCCTTTGCTAGTGAGGCAGTTGAGCAGAATGATgatctccttcttcctccctaTCCAAGCCAATCTCTAGAACCCTTGGTCTTCAACAATGGTGATCTATCGCACTTCACTTCCGCAAGGAAATTTGCTAGCAACAGGGTCATCACAGGTGATCTCATCCCTGAAGCCAAGAAGGGTAAGAGTGAGTTAGATGGAAGTCACAGTCAAAAACCTCCGAGAAGCTCTCCAACAGGGTTGAAACGTGTTCTTGATGTGGCAGCCAAAACTGTCCTTACCATTGTTAGCGTAATATCCGTTCTAAAGTTAGCTGGTTTTGAACCAAGGCTTACGAGAAGGAGCATTCAATTAAAGGTTCTGGATCTGTTCCCAAGGCCAGCACCAGAGGACAAGAGAGATGAGATTCAATGCCCACCTGGGAAAGTTCTAGTTATGGAAGATGGGGAACCTCGTTGCCTTGTGAAAGAGAGAATTGAAATTCCATTTGAGCCTGTTGTCATTACACCAAATGTAAATTATGGTTGTGGATGA
- the LOC122660759 gene encoding STS14 protein, which translates to MQSCPLSLLFLLTVAALMEVIPIHVGAGAVPLPYKVNVSEEFLEEQNQARAAVGVPPLKWSPSLATVTSRLVRYQRNKKNCGFAVLSNRGKYGANQLWASGLVVTPRAAVQAWVKEKDYYNYTDNSCAAHHRCGVYKQVVWRNSLEVGCAQAMCGGHVTLTICLYSPPGNVVGQSPY; encoded by the coding sequence ATGCAGTCATGCccactttcccttctttttttgctCACAGTAGCAGCATTAATGGAGGTTATACCCATCCATGTTGGTGCTGGTGCTGTGCCTCTACCTTACAAGGTGAATGTGAGTGAAGAGTTTCTGGAAGAGCAAAATCAAGCTAGAGCAGCGGTGGGAGTCCCACCACTGAAGTGGAGCCCAAGCCTTGCGACGGTGACGAGCAGGTTAGTGAGGTACCAAAGGAACAAGAAAAATTGTGGATTTGCGGTGTTGAGCAACAGGGGAAAGTACGGAGCGAACCAGCTTTGGGCGAGTGGGTTAGTTGTGACACCCCGTGCAGCGGTCCAGGCTTGGGTGAAGGAGAAAGACTATTATAACTACACCGACAACTCGTGCGCAGCACACCACAGGTGTGGTGTCTACAAGCAAGTGGTTTGGAGGAATTCCTTAGAGGTTGGATGTGCACAAGCTATGTGTGGAGGCCATGTCACCCTCACTATTTGTCTCTATTCCCCTCCTGGGAATGTAGTTGGACAAAGCCCATACtag